The sequence below is a genomic window from Dioscorea cayenensis subsp. rotundata cultivar TDr96_F1 chromosome 6, TDr96_F1_v2_PseudoChromosome.rev07_lg8_w22 25.fasta, whole genome shotgun sequence.
tggcatttttctattaataatttaaagatgtctactatttttatatctaatatataatgatatttattaaaaattgagattttatataaataaagagaaaaaaaatcatcttaacCCAAGTGgaaacaggaaaaaaaattattacgagTGGTaggtaaattttaaaatttcactaGATgctaagtaatatatatatatatatatatatatggaaatgaTAATAAGGTCGTCCCTAGATTACTATATGATAATGCAGAACatattttgcattatttataataataataactgtCAAATTAACATCTGATGACTATTGTAGACATTCATAAATTATctatcctcatatatatatatatatagttgatgTGGTCTGATAGTTTGTTATCACTCTCTTTTCAGCAGATCTATCTGTTCAATTATTTTGACTAGTCAAACTATAGActatgtatattaaatatataaacaatatatgaTGGTGTGTGTCTCATTgagaaattaattaagtttattATGATAAAGTTGACAAGTTACTCTACcaaaatgtgacaaataaatgCACAAGTACTACCTGATGTGATGGAGATGCTGGACAAATTAATCAGGGCATACCACTTGTTAAATTAATCTGTGCTCATTATCAAATATTACCTGATTAACACGGTGCTCAAAATACGGTAAcaattattaaatcataatttaatagttatcattaaatattttaaaattttaaaaaactaatgacATCTAAAAAAAACCGTGTAATAATAGAGTATGTATTTTTTGGGTCATTTCCAGATAACGTATCTTTGGAGCACACTGAACCCTCTCgttctctatctctctcttgtGTCTATACTCTAATGATAGATCTATATTGGAAGGTGGGTTTATGTAAATGGCATGTGAGTTATATATAACTCCTTTAAATCTCCTAATCATGCATGACTTTTTATATAACAACTTTAAAACTCATGGCTAAACATAATGATTACTTttgagatttattattattattattatatatatataggagtaTTTAGGAAGAGTATTGATTTGGTGgcattaataaaatgaatgggTGTGAGAGGTATAGAAATTCCACACTAATGAGAAAGAAATGAAGGAGAGTAAAGTCAAAAGGAAGCATGTTGTTATTAATGTTGATGGCTACGTACAAGTtaatttgcatgcatgcatgtgctAGTAACGTGGAAAAATAGACCTCTTTCTTTTGTCATGAATTCATACATCAAACAAATGGGACACTTGAAAGTGAGAGAATGAGAGAGGATTAATTAtcagtaataaataaataaataaataaatagataaataaaaagaagtgaATGTCATTAttcttgttattcatttgtAGAATTCCTtttatgaagatatatatatatatatatatgtatatataattgattataGGAATAGATTGATACCTAACATAACTACTACTAAATAGAGTtgacaaagaaaatcaaaataagacGGTGGAAATTCAGCAATTTCTCATTGAAACTATACTCTAATTTTTATGAAACTCAAGAAAAGTTTAATTTGAAACGGAACACATAAAAAATACTGATTTTATTATACAAAAgactattttagtttttaaatttaattaaagtgtTAATGAAATGCCAAGGACAATttcttaatataatttaaatatttatattgtgtCAGAACAAATGTGAacatatatagttatataattcAAAAACCAATACGccatattttaaaatgttattttaatttatgaatgtTCGTTCACTCAGGAACCTTCAATAAAGAatctgatttttataaataataataataataaataattaaaaaataatctgaTACATATAGTATACAAAAACTATTTAATACACATCAATAATGACCATGAATCAATTATATAACCTGATAATTAATCAGAAAAAAGGAAATATTATActcaaatcaatatatatatatatatatatataaaagacatgCAAACAAACTCCACACATTGAATCAGAAATATCCATAACACTCATTTTGTTTAAGTTTTAATCTGAACTCTCTACAAAGAATAGTAGTACAAGAGCAAAAAGAAGACGACACTGGCACATACAGATGAGAAGCGAATGCAATCGATCGTATTCAAGTATGATCGGTGTGTCAATCATAAGCCCTTCTTCATCGGGGGCGGCCAGGATAGCCTTCGATGGTTGATATTATCACCTGCATCACTGTCTTCTGTGTCATGATTATCGGCCTCGAGCTTCCTCCAACTGCCAACCATTGAGTCGTCGGAGGTTGTCTCATCTTTCCATTGAGGCGGGGTTGCGAATTTAGAATCGCCGGTGGAGTCACTCGGAGTCATGGGCAAAGAGTGGCCTACGCGCAGTTGCTGGAGGGTGGCAAATGAGTCCCTCATCGCAGACATGGCTTCGAAGAAACGTGTACATGATGCTAGAGCAGAAGGGATTGGCCGCAACATTTCCTGAATAGAATACCATTAGATGATGCTAAGTTTCGGTGTTTCTCAAATTCATTTGTAATACAAGTACTCATGGAGCATTTGACAAAAAGCAGACTAGGATCAATTGCATAGAACATCTCATTTCCTTTCAGAATTACTTATGTGTTCAAACGAAACGAAATTATAACCAGAGATTTGAGGTGAggtttggcaaagttgtagATTATTTGACAGAGACTATtgtattgatgaagaaaatggaaAACCAACTGCATGATGCATGACCATATATTTACCCATAAAAGCTAAGAAGTTTATGGTAAGGCTCTAAGTATGTTAAAGTTAAAGCCCATTTGGGTGTGTGTGATAATTGCATGTCTTAGTTCTGTGCTCTATTTAGAAAATGTATTAAAGACAAAATGTCCAGATTTTAATGAACAGCCATGAACATATATGgagaacataaataaatattctacATATTACAAAACATTCTCAACAGCAAGTGGGAAGATAATGTTAGATATGCTGGACATATTATTCCAATTATGCAAATAGAGATGTTTATGAAAACAAGCTCATAAACTTACCCCCCACACTGAGGGTGGTTCCCTGAAATTCTGGCTCCATTGAAAATCGGCTACCGAAGCTGTCAAGGCCCCGTAATCACTGGCAGCTTTTAGCAATAACTCTGAAAACTGCTTCTGCATGACCCAAAGAATAAAATGTAAACAAATTTCCCCCGCACGAAGATGAATGACAATAGTGCCTCAAAAAAAACATCCACTACAGATCAAAAATACAAACTGAATGTTAAAAGACTATTAAACTACTGTATATTGAACTACAATATGTTGATTTCCACATCAGCAATCCACACTAAACATTCCAGAAATTTTAGCTGAACTGATGGCTTCACATGCAAATCTGGTATCAATTGCAGttatttagagaaaaaaatcacaaaaattaataagGCAAAATATGTTTGTTCTGAATGATAGGAAATCTGGTAACCATGGATGAGAAGCACGATAGTTAcagtaaaacaaatgaaaaattaaatatc
It includes:
- the LOC120262931 gene encoding AUGMIN subunit 2 — protein: MSVPADGAWAGRKPPKRLGGMAEALSIASDLGFSIPPIQEDSQGISNSSTGDKSDDLIRVLRELTSVQRNIANLQVELQGRKDDKNVAHLTHVSEMEKKCESLARMTAILKDVIQNKDRIIARLQQPYSLDCIPVEAEYQKQFSELLLKAASDYGALTASVADFQWSQNFREPPSVWGEMLRPIPSALASCTRFFEAMSAMRDSFATLQQLRVGHSLPMTPSDSTGDSKFATPPQWKDETTSDDSMVGSWRKLEADNHDTEDSDAGDNINHRRLSWPPPMKKGL